TACCATCAGAAACACTAACGATGGTGCCCTCATTACGGGCTTCAGAAGTAACATCGAGCTTCTCAATGCGCTTCTTGATGATTTCGCTAATCTCAGCAGGATTTAATTGCTGCATGCAAATGTCCTCAAAAAAGAGTCCTTAAACCTAAGTGTATAACTTAGGCTTTTAAACCTAAGTAGTAGCGCCTAGGAATTAATTGCCTCGGCCAATTTCGCAAGTTTTCCACGAACAGAACCGTCGATAACCAGATCTTCAGCTCTCATAATCACACCACCCAATAACTCTGAGTTGGTGGTTGAGCTGATATTAACTTTACGATCTAGTTTTTTAGTTAATGCTTGTGCCAGTTGCTCTTGCTGCTCTGCACTCAATTCGAATGCACTTTCAACTTCAACGTCAACAGAACGTTCCTGTTGAGCTTTGAAAAGTTCAAATAAGGCAGCAATTTCTGGTAGCAGTGTCAGTCGCTTGTTATCAGCAAGAACTGAAATAAAGTTCTTACCTTCTTCTGACAATTTGCCATCACAAACATTTATAAACGTCTCAGCCTTCTTTTCACTAGTGAGTGAAGGGTGGTCCAACACGTTCTTCATGTTCTGATCAGCAGCTACCGCAGCACCAAAGCCCAACATTGCAGACCATTCTGCTAATGCATTCTGGCTCTGCGCAGCGGCATAAGCCGCTTTTGCGTATGGCCGGGCTACCGTTGTTAACTCTGCCATAACAAACCTCTCTTATAGTTCAGCGGCAAGCTTATTAAGCATGTCGCCATGAACGTTAGAATCAATAGAGGTTTGCAGAATTTTCTCGGCACCCGCTACAGCAATAGCTGCGACTTCAGCACGTAGTGCTTCTTTCGCTCGATTGCTTTCTTGTTCGATTTCAGCTTTCGCTGCTACAACCAGACGTTCACCTTCTTCACGAGCTTGCTCTTTAGCTTCCTCGACGATTTGGGTAGAACGCTTGTTTGCTTGCTCGATCAGTTCTGCTGCTTGCAACTTA
This genomic window from Alkalimarinus sediminis contains:
- a CDS encoding F0F1 ATP synthase subunit B gives rise to the protein MNINLTMIGQAIAFFIFVVFCMKYVWPPVIEALKERQKKIADGLDAADRASRDLDLAQEKAKQELREAKLQAAELIEQANKRSTQIVEEAKEQAREEGERLVVAAKAEIEQESNRAKEALRAEVAAIAVAGAEKILQTSIDSNVHGDMLNKLAAEL
- a CDS encoding F0F1 ATP synthase subunit delta — protein: MAELTTVARPYAKAAYAAAQSQNALAEWSAMLGFGAAVAADQNMKNVLDHPSLTSEKKAETFINVCDGKLSEEGKNFISVLADNKRLTLLPEIAALFELFKAQQERSVDVEVESAFELSAEQQEQLAQALTKKLDRKVNISSTTNSELLGGVIMRAEDLVIDGSVRGKLAKLAEAINS